The following proteins are encoded in a genomic region of Streptococcus constellatus subsp. constellatus:
- the mecA gene encoding adaptor protein MecA yields the protein MEMKQISDTTIKITIKLEDLEERGMEMADFLVPQEKTEEFFYAILDELEMPESFLDSGMLSFRVTPKPDRLDVFVTKSKIDKNLNFDDLADLPDVEELSQMSPDEFLKTLEKNIFEKSKDDIEAVRSLETAEAENNMSTSDIEDQEENSDDLTQKYIYYILKFSSLKEAIVFSKTVDYAVNTSELYKMDGYYYLTILVDIEGHPKRYPAWLLASMREHAEDTDVTRAVLQEHGYLLLVNEAVASLQKVKCS from the coding sequence ATGGAAATGAAGCAAATTAGTGATACAACGATTAAGATCACAATAAAATTAGAAGATTTAGAAGAACGTGGAATGGAGATGGCAGATTTTCTCGTTCCGCAAGAAAAGACAGAAGAGTTTTTCTATGCAATTTTAGATGAGTTGGAAATGCCCGAGAGTTTTTTGGATAGCGGTATGCTCAGTTTTCGTGTAACTCCTAAACCAGACCGACTGGATGTTTTTGTCACCAAGTCTAAGATTGATAAGAATCTGAACTTTGATGATTTGGCAGATTTACCAGATGTAGAAGAGCTGTCTCAAATGTCTCCAGATGAATTTTTAAAGACATTAGAAAAAAATATTTTTGAGAAAAGCAAAGACGATATTGAAGCTGTTCGGTCTTTGGAAACGGCAGAAGCAGAAAATAATATGAGCACTTCTGACATAGAAGATCAAGAAGAAAACAGTGACGACCTTACTCAAAAATATATCTATTATATCTTGAAATTTTCCAGCTTGAAAGAAGCGATTGTCTTTTCTAAAACAGTAGACTATGCTGTTAACACTTCGGAGTTGTACAAAATGGATGGTTACTATTATTTAACAATCTTGGTTGATATTGAAGGACATCCTAAGCGTTATCCAGCTTGGCTTTTGGCTTCTATGCGTGAACATGCGGAAGACACAGATGTGACAAGAGCTGTTTTGCAAGAGCATGGTTATTTATTGCTTGTCAACGAGGCGGTTGCCAGTCTTCAAAAGGTTAAATGCTCATGA
- a CDS encoding glycosyltransferase family 4 protein produces MLMIPFPLKFILVLLGTFFIGVILTPLVRLLAFKIGAVDYPNARRINKKPMPSSGGLAIVISFSVATLVFMPMIVQATFHGKGYFDYIWPVVSGGGIIALTGLIDDVKELKPLAKMSGIVLAASLIWLLTDFRLNHFKIPFGGPLLHFAPWLSFILTVIWIISITNAVNLIDGLDGLVSGVSIISLVTMGIVSYFFLPDHNVFLTLTIFVLVMSIAGFFPYNYHPAIIYLGDTGALFIGFMIAVLSLQGLKNATAVAVITPMIILGVPITDTFLAIVRRTLSGQKFYTPDKRHLHHRLLSLGLTHRGTVLVIYGISMIFAMISLLLNVSSRIGGVLLVISLLFGVELLSELIGVLGQNRTPLLNVLRFIGNSAYREEIRTKFRNRRKK; encoded by the coding sequence ATGCTCATGATTCCTTTCCCTTTAAAATTCATTTTGGTGTTGCTTGGAACCTTTTTTATTGGTGTGATTCTCACACCTTTAGTGCGTCTATTGGCATTTAAGATAGGCGCGGTTGATTATCCAAATGCTCGAAGAATCAACAAAAAACCAATGCCAAGCAGCGGAGGTTTAGCGATTGTCATTTCTTTCTCGGTTGCTACACTTGTTTTTATGCCGATGATTGTGCAAGCGACCTTTCATGGAAAGGGTTATTTTGATTATATTTGGCCGGTTGTCTCAGGCGGCGGTATCATTGCTTTAACAGGGCTTATTGATGATGTGAAAGAGTTGAAGCCTTTAGCAAAGATGTCAGGAATTGTGTTGGCTGCCAGTTTGATTTGGTTATTGACTGATTTCCGTTTGAATCATTTTAAAATTCCTTTTGGCGGACCGCTATTGCACTTTGCCCCTTGGTTATCTTTTATTTTGACGGTTATCTGGATTATTTCGATTACCAATGCCGTCAATTTGATTGACGGGTTAGACGGATTAGTGAGTGGTGTATCGATTATTTCGCTGGTGACAATGGGAATCGTTTCTTATTTTTTCTTGCCGGATCACAATGTGTTTTTAACCTTAACTATTTTTGTTCTGGTCATGTCTATCGCGGGATTTTTTCCTTACAATTATCACCCAGCTATTATTTATCTGGGTGATACGGGAGCACTGTTTATCGGTTTTATGATTGCTGTTTTGTCACTGCAAGGCTTGAAAAATGCGACAGCCGTCGCGGTGATTACTCCGATGATTATTCTGGGTGTGCCGATTACAGACACATTTTTAGCGATTGTGCGTAGAACTTTATCTGGTCAAAAATTTTATACGCCAGATAAGCGTCACCTTCATCATCGCCTGCTCTCTTTGGGCTTGACTCATCGTGGGACAGTCTTGGTTATTTATGGCATTTCGATGATTTTTGCCATGATTTCTCTTTTGCTAAATGTTTCAAGTCGAATTGGTGGTGTACTATTAGTGATTAGTCTGCTCTTTGGAGTGGAACTTTTATCGGAACTTATCGGTGTTTTGGGTCAAAATCGGACACCACTCCTTAATGTTCTTCGGTTCATTGGAAATTCTGCTTATCGAGAAGAAATTCGTACAAAATTCAGAAATAGAAGAAAGAAATAG